One genomic segment of Gymnogyps californianus isolate 813 chromosome 8, ASM1813914v2, whole genome shotgun sequence includes these proteins:
- the RGS2 gene encoding regulator of G-protein signaling 2, producing MQSALFLALQHDGGRMERGGRRRSSEAEEAEKGRMKRTIIKDWKTRLSYFLQNSSNSTKMKSKKVGKHCTYFRPSPEEAQLWSEAFDELLANKYGLAAFRAFLKSEFCEENIEFWLACEDFKKTKSPQKLTSKAKKIYNDFIEKEAPKEINIDFQTKNMIAQNIQEATHTCFSAAQKRVYSLMENNSYPRFLESEFYQELCKKTPITRAAQGT from the exons ATGCAAAGCGCGCTGTTCCTGGCGCTGCAGCACGACGGCGGGCGGATggagcggggcggccgccgccgcagcAGCGAGGCGGAGGAGGCGGAGAAGGGCAGGATGAAGAGGACGAT CATTAAAGATTGGAAAACAAGACTGAGCTACTTCCTGCAGAACTCTTCCAATTCTACTAAAATGAAATCTAAGAAAGTGGGGAAACACTGCACCTACTTCAG ACCTTCCCCTGAAGAAGCCCAGCTGTGGTCAGAAGCCTTTGATGAACTTCTTGCTAATAAAT aTGGTCTTGCTGCTTTCCGAGCTTTTCTGAAGTCTGAGTTCTGTGAAGAGAACATCGAGTTCTGGTTGGCCTGTGAGGACTTCAAGAAAACCAAGTCACCTCAGAAGCTgacatcaaaagcaaaaaaaatctacaaTGACTTCATTGAAAAGGAAGCTCCCAAAGAG ataaaCATAGACTTCCAAACCAAGAACATGATTGCGCAGAATATTCAAGAAGCCACACATACCTGCTTCAGCGCAGCACAGAAGAGAGTGTACAGCTTAATGGAGAATAACTCATACCCACGGTTTTTGGAATCTGAATTCTATCAGGAGCTGTGCAAGAAGACGCCCATCACCAGAGCAGCCCAGGGGACGTGA